One window of Alosa sapidissima isolate fAloSap1 chromosome 21, fAloSap1.pri, whole genome shotgun sequence genomic DNA carries:
- the kiaa1522 gene encoding uncharacterized protein KIAA1522 homolog isoform X2 has translation MGNAISKKRAQGSPSLTPRAVKAKSFWPFGRAEKPEAAGPKEEELGRLAVHYTASPHFQENVFIEGSRPKHLQDLHTEAQEGLKILLQEEHKNGVDFLADQSNSEVEPWPERDAADSHHRDESEGPGSIAANSSTSSASAASSVSNRPLLTRQGSTFKPLHPVKRPERTKKRTRRTTIMGIPQQVQRELVMQRAALPQQQQVADDGVTSLDVVIIPTIDGETPAPDHEGVRVHLQSIEAIQASREEQLLRQHLQALYRDDLALAHRAGPRASALQRPKSLAVPGLTSSSFLHEPLGPVMSISPQATYLSKIIPNAILPAAVDVIQIDRSRRNRGSMRAISKSSLASASPPSSCRSGDDTQEPRSSASSHGSQSQSSETVVSNSSTVSSKGATPTPAECPKERGDLSMAHTSTRVALSSFCSESKGTSLRGPESRVTTVAEVVKDDDDDEDGENVRNSRAFTRSLSVMKTKQPPAPPRRTFSLHHEKVKRRSRELVEGKDSGNKEGGKGQNKPTEGNTSAVRAGSSDHSSSSSTVAEDSRLSSISSPQSPLVDQCETSSSSQQNASTAESKFDRTLSPSSGYSSQSGTPTLSQKEICPPSPEKQKPPKPERSGSRASPSVSNSSSVACLSTGELDPVRRGSTPNTTPPQTLKAPPPTAPPHSAVNLRDLLNIPPPPKVKAPSPPPPETWAHNTRTFELLCGPPPDARRLLQLQNQVQGVVNQTQSQEPPLQHHAAASHPKTPASGGDKNVSQVENQGSEKLKVKEEQVPVQTPNDRTTESAFEPLALSNADAVVTLMRQRESQDMAVHVKQRDSQDVHQREEACLQADKQKIPEMSNTGPEMSNTGPEMSNTGKGPTAPKKEPPPVMKKRVRIKQRPEEALQSTQGHTNSLQSTQGHTISLQSTQGHTNSLQSTQGHTISLQSTQGHTISLQSTEGHTNTLKSTQGHTISLQSTQGHTISLQSTQGHTNSLQSTEGHTNTLKSTQGHTISLQSTQGHTNSLQSTEGHTNTLKSTQGHTNTLKSTQGHTNTLQSTQGHTSTLQSTQGHTNIVSGEVPEVLCPSPETHLSLAKDTTSMVKAVTGGANTERLAPVEECVESAKLHSSLVQAVTGDVNAERLAPVGECVESARLNGSSPPPSPPPNHHPPPPPSKTSPPASSFSPPPKEEQEPLHTESVWPPPPPPLEDLPELVYEGQEELDFPPPPPPFSQQTLPELEGSQIEVNQENELEDLEASVADKCVELPSVQQNEELHPEEEILGNPVAALPTLPEAGKLKQTTMLTADQAVTDVQPGEHLPECFEAMGPLDLGSGTAPSNEFPQTLTEQPTLTPENQLLTQELPPLTQEIPPATQEIPPMTQEIPPTTQEIPHLTQEIPPATQEIPPPAQETLIMTPEILSLAEDLPSLMQENLLLKQEIPTLIQELPPLTLESPTLIEDIPSPPQEAPPPPPSTNDSDPAPEPHRSGSAGLGPSTLLLAHVPTSSPPQSSQATVNFRRQSSQLSRESRSKELLLRKSASMPKEDANIPLVTPSLLQMVRLRSVGVGEDPGMAPSPDHTPKADSTQSQDQAVPQKLTSSDQTIPQKPTSSDQDVSQKLMSLDQAVSQKPTGSDQAVPQKPIRKSLSLRAGTPAVKTPGGPAAAPSLRLQEAIRLKTAAMTSRDGLPARLCLRSSMASLHSGDTSSPPGGDMHKSPASTASFIFSKSTKKVVIETTSAPEALMGLKQSLAAELRQASDEAKQVAANGTNKMAKLPPPVARKPPQHSTNATEKVTVTAATERSPWGGMQGSAAGAVAANGGTTMLEVASQQAQATDETDSAGGADRTNSIEVS, from the exons ATGGGCAACGCCATCAGTAAGAAGAGGGCACAAGGCAGCCCCTCCCTCACCCCCCGCGCGGTCAAAGCCAAGTCCTTCTGGCCGTTTGGACGAGCAGAGAAACCTGAAGCAG CTGGGCCGAAGGAGGAGGAGCTGGGCAGGCTGGCGGTACACTACACGGCGTCGCCGCACTTCCAGGAGAACGTCTTTATCGAGGGCAGCAGACCCAAACACCTGCAGGACCTCCACACAGAGGCGCAGGAGGGGCTCAAGATCCTCCTGCAGGAGG AACATAAAAATGGTGTGGACTTTCTGGCTGACCAGAGTAAC tcTGAGGTCGAGCCCTGGCCAGAGAGAGATGCGGCCGACTCCCATCACAGAGACGAGTCAGAGGGCCCTGGGAGCATCGCCGCaaactcctccacctcctcagcATCCGCTGCGTCCTCCGTCTCCAACCGACCCCTGCTTACGCGGCAAG GCTCCACATTCAAGCCGCTGCACCCTGTGAAGAGGCCTGAGAGGACCAAGAAGAGGACCAGGAGAACCACCATCATGGGCATTCCACAGCAGGTCCAGAGAGAGCTGG TCATGCAGAGGGCAGCCttgccacagcagcagcaggttgCTGATGACGGAGTGACGTCCCTGGATGTCGTGATCATCCCCACCATCGATGGGGAGACTCCGGCACCGGACCACGAGGGGGTACGTGTGCACCTGCAGagcatcgaggccatccaggccTCCCGCGAGGAGCAGCTTCTGAGGCAGCACCTGCAGGCTCTCTACAGGGACGACCTGGCACTCGCCCACCGCGCCGGACCGCGGGCCTCGGCCCTGCAGCGGCCCAAGTCCCTGGCCGTGCCCGGCCTCACGTCCTCCAGCTTCCTGCACGAGCCGCTGGGCCCGGTCATGTCCATCTCCCCCCAGGCCACCTACCTGTCCAAGATCATCCCCAACGCTATTCTGCCTGCCGCCGTCGACGTCATCCAGATAGACCGCAGCCGCCGCAACCGGGGCAGCATGCGCGCCATCAGCAAGAGCAGCCTGGCTTCGGCCAGCCCGCCGTCGTCGTGTCGCTCGGGCGACGACACCCAGGAGCCGCGCTCGTCCGCCAGCTCTCACGGCAGCCAATCACAGTCCTCCGAGACTGTCGTGTCCAACTCCTCCACCGTCTCCTCGAAGGgagccacccccaccccagcgGAGTGCCCGAAGGAGCGTGGAGATCTAAGCATGGCCCACACCAGCACTAGGGTGGCCTTGAGCTCCTTCTGCTCTGAGAGTAAGGGCACCAGCTTGAGGGGTCCAGAGTCCAGGGTGACCACTGTAGCCGAAGTGGtgaaggatgatgatgatgatgaggatggggAGAACGTCAGGAACAGCCGGGCATTCACCCGGAGTCTGTCTGTGATGAAGACCAAACAGCCACCCGCACCTCCCAGGAGGACGTTTTCCCTGCACCACGAGAAGGTCAAGAGGAGGTCAAGAGAGCTGGTGGAGGGGAAGGACTCGGGCAATAAAGAGGGGGGTAAGGGGCAGAACAAGCCTACAGAGGGAAACACATCTGCAGTCAGAGCAGGCAGCTCCGATCACTCCTCCAGCTCCAGCACCGTGGCTGAAGATTCCCGATTATCCAGCATCTCCAGCCCCCAGAGTCCACTGGTGGACCAGTGTGAGACAAGCAGCTCATCCCAACAAAACGCTTCCACGGCAGAGAGTAAGTTTGACAGGACTTTGTCCCCCTCCAGTGGTTACTCCAGCCAAAGTGGCACCCCCACGCTCTCTCAAAAGGAGATCTGCCCTCCTTCACCGGAGAAGCAAAAGCCCCCAAAGCCAGAGAGGAGCGGCTCGAGGGCATCTCCATCAGTCTCCAACTCCTCTTCAGTTGCATGTTTGTCCACAGGAGAGTTGGATCCTGTGCGGCGAGGAAGCACGCCCAACACCACGCCTCCGCAGACACTCAAAGCCCCGCCTCCGACAGCTCCTCCCCACTCCGCAGTGAACCTCAGGGATCTCCTCAACATTCCACCCCCTCCCAAGGTCAAAGCCCCCTCGCCCCCGCCTCCTGAAACCTGGGCACACAACACGCGCACCTTTGAGCTTCTGTGTGGCCCACCTCCAGACGCTAGGAGGCTCTTGCAGCTGCAGAATCAAGTGCAGGGAGTAGTTAACCAGACCCAAAGCCAAGAGCCTCCCTTGCAGCACCACGCTGCTGCTTCTCACCCAAAGACTCCCGCCAGTGGTGGCGATAAGAATGTCTCTCAGGTGGAAAACCAGGGAAGTGAAAAGCTGAAAGTGAAGGAAGAGCAAGTGCCTGTTCAGACACCGAACGACCGAACGACTGAAAGTGCGTTTGAGCCCCTGGCTCTGAGTAATGCCGATGCTGTGGTGACGCTCATGAGACAGCGGGAGAGTCAGGATATGGCCGTGCACGTGAAACAGAGGGACAGTCAGGATGTTCATCAGAGGGAAGAGGCTTGTCTCCAGGCTGACAAACAGAAAATCCCAGAGATGTCAAACACGGGCCCAGAGATGTCAAACACGGGCCCAGAGATGTCAAACACGGGCAAGGGCCCCACAGCACCAAAGAAAGAGCCTCCGCCAGTAATGAAGAAGAGGGTTAGAATTAAGCAGAGACCGGAGGAGGCTCTGCAGAGTACACAAGGGCACACCAACAGCCTGCAAAGTACACAAGGGCACACCATCAGCCTGCAAAGCACACAAGGTCACACCAACAGCCTACAGAGTACACAAGGGCACACCATCAGCCTGCAAAGCACACAAGGGCACACCATCAGCCTGCAGAGTACAGAAGGTCACACCAACACCCTAAAGAGTACACAAGGGCACACCATCAGCCTGCAAAGTACACAAGGGCACACCATCAGCCTGCAAAGTACACAAGGTCACACCAACAGCCTACAGAGTACAGAAGGTCACACCAACACCCTAAAGAGTACACAAGGGCACACCATCAGCCTGCAAAGTACACAAGGTCACACCAACAGCCTACAGAGTACAGAAGGTCACACCAACACTCTAAAGAGTACACAAGGTCACACCAACACCCTAAAGAGTACACAAGGTCACACCAACACTCTACAGAGTACACAAGGACACACCAGCACCTTACAGAGTACACAAGGACACACCAACATCGTCTCAGGGGAGGTGCCTGAGGTGTTGTGTCCTTCACCAGAGACACACCTCTCATTAGCCAAGGACACCACATCTATGGTTAAGGCTGTCACAGGGGGAGCTAACACAGAGCGTTTGGCTCCTGTGGAAGAGTGTGTGGAGTCTGCGAAACTCCACAGTTCTTTGGTCCAGGCTGTCACAGGCGACGTTAATGCAGAGCGTTTGGCTCCTGTAGGAGAGTGTGTGGAGTCTGCCAGACTCAACGgctcttctccccccccctcccctcctcctaaCCACcatccaccccctcccccctctaaAACATCACCCCCAgcttcatctttctctcctccccctaaGGAGGAACAAGAGCCACTTCACACAGAGTCTGTCTggcctcctccccctccacccctgGAGGACCTGCCTGAGTTAGTCTACGAAGGACAGGAGGAGCTAGActtccctccacccccaccccctttctCACAACAGACCCTCCCAGAACTGGAAGGCTCTCAGATAGAGGTAAACCAGGAAAATGAGCTGGAGGACCTTGAGGCATCTGTAGCTGACAAATGTGTGGAGCTGCCTTCTGTACAACAAAACGAGGAGCTACATCCTGAAGAGGAAATCCTGGGAAACCCAGTGGCAGCACTTCCTACTTTACCTGAGGCTGGAAAACTCAAGCAGACGACTATGTTAACTGCTGATCAAGCAGTCACTGATGTTCAACCAGGTGAGCATCTCCCTGAATGCTTTGAGGCCATGGGGCCATTGGACTTGGGTAGTGGTACTGCCCCCTCCAATGAGTTTCCTCAGACGCTTACGGAACAACCAACCCTCACTCCTGAGAACCAGCTCCTGACTCAAGAACTCCCACCCCTGACACAGGAAATACCGCCCGCGACACAGGAAATCCCACCAATGACACAGGAAATCCCGCCCACGACACAGGAAATTCCACACCTGACACAGGAAATCCCACCCGCGACACAGGAAATCCCGCCTCCGGCACAGGAAACCCTGATTATGACTCCAGAAATCCTGTCCCTGGCTGAAGACCTCCCATCCCTAATGCAAGAAAACCTGCTCCTGAAACAGGAAATCCCAACCCTAATTCAAGAGCTCCCACCCCTTACACTGGAATCCCCGACCCTAATCGAAGACATCCCGTCTCCCCCACAAGAGGCTCCACCTCCCCCACCATCCACCAATGACAGTGATCCCGCCCCTGAGCCTCACAGGTCTGGCTCCGCAGGTTTGGGTCCTTCGACACTGCTCCTAGCTCACGTGCCTACCTCTTCACCCCCTCAGTCAAGCCAAGCCACTGTGAACTTCAGGAGACAGTCCAGCCAGCTGAGCAGGGAGAGCCGCAGCAAGGAACTGCTCTTACGGAAGAGCGCATCCATGCCCAAAGAGGACGCAAACATCCCTCTGGTCACACCCTCCCTGCTACAGATGGTCCGCCTCCGTTCCGTGGGAGTGGGTGAGGACCCGGGGATGGCTCCATCCCCTGATCACACCCCAAAGGCTGACAGCACGCAGAGCCAGGACCAAGCTGTACCACAAAAACTCACAAGTTCGGACCAAACAATACCCCAAAAACCCACAAGCTCAGACCAAGACGTATCTCAAAAACTCATGAGTTTAGACCAAGCAGTATCCCAAAAACCCACAGGCTCAGACCAAGCAGTACCCCAAAAACCCATCCGCAAATCCCTGAGTCTGAGAGCTGGCACCCCAGCCGTGAAGACTCCAGGCGGCCCGGCTGCCGCCCCCTCACTTCGCCTGCAGGAGGCCATTCGGCTGAAGACAGCGGCCATGACTTCCAGGGACGGCCTCCCAGCCAGGCTATGTCTGCGTTCCTCCATGGCCTCCCTACACAGCGGCGACACGTCGTCTCCACCAGGGGGCGACATGCACAAGTCCCCAGCTTCCACTGCCAGCTTCATCTTCTCCAAGAGCACAAAGA
- the kiaa1522 gene encoding uncharacterized protein KIAA1522 homolog isoform X3 has translation MVVFLSKNIRSIFSVFKKKAGPKEEELGRLAVHYTASPHFQENVFIEGSRPKHLQDLHTEAQEGLKILLQEEHKNGVDFLADQSNSEVEPWPERDAADSHHRDESEGPGSIAANSSTSSASAASSVSNRPLLTRQGSTFKPLHPVKRPERTKKRTRRTTIMGIPQQVQRELVMQRAALPQQQQVADDGVTSLDVVIIPTIDGETPAPDHEGVRVHLQSIEAIQASREEQLLRQHLQALYRDDLALAHRAGPRASALQRPKSLAVPGLTSSSFLHEPLGPVMSISPQATYLSKIIPNAILPAAVDVIQIDRSRRNRGSMRAISKSSLASASPPSSCRSGDDTQEPRSSASSHGSQSQSSETVVSNSSTVSSKGATPTPAECPKERGDLSMAHTSTRVALSSFCSESKGTSLRGPESRVTTVAEVVKDDDDDEDGENVRNSRAFTRSLSVMKTKQPPAPPRRTFSLHHEKVKRRSRELVEGKDSGNKEGGKGQNKPTEGNTSAVRAGSSDHSSSSSTVAEDSRLSSISSPQSPLVDQCETSSSSQQNASTAESKFDRTLSPSSGYSSQSGTPTLSQKEICPPSPEKQKPPKPERSGSRASPSVSNSSSVACLSTGELDPVRRGSTPNTTPPQTLKAPPPTAPPHSAVNLRDLLNIPPPPKVKAPSPPPPETWAHNTRTFELLCGPPPDARRLLQLQNQVQGVVNQTQSQEPPLQHHAAASHPKTPASGGDKNVSQVENQGSEKLKVKEEQVPVQTPNDRTTESAFEPLALSNADAVVTLMRQRESQDMAVHVKQRDSQDVHQREEACLQADKQKIPEMSNTGPEMSNTGPEMSNTGKGPTAPKKEPPPVMKKRVRIKQRPEEALQSTQGHTNSLQSTQGHTISLQSTQGHTNSLQSTQGHTISLQSTQGHTISLQSTEGHTNTLKSTQGHTISLQSTQGHTISLQSTQGHTNSLQSTEGHTNTLKSTQGHTISLQSTQGHTNSLQSTEGHTNTLKSTQGHTNTLKSTQGHTNTLQSTQGHTSTLQSTQGHTNIVSGEVPEVLCPSPETHLSLAKDTTSMVKAVTGGANTERLAPVEECVESAKLHSSLVQAVTGDVNAERLAPVGECVESARLNGSSPPPSPPPNHHPPPPPSKTSPPASSFSPPPKEEQEPLHTESVWPPPPPPLEDLPELVYEGQEELDFPPPPPPFSQQTLPELEGSQIEVNQENELEDLEASVADKCVELPSVQQNEELHPEEEILGNPVAALPTLPEAGKLKQTTMLTADQAVTDVQPGEHLPECFEAMGPLDLGSGTAPSNEFPQTLTEQPTLTPENQLLTQELPPLTQEIPPATQEIPPMTQEIPPTTQEIPHLTQEIPPATQEIPPPAQETLIMTPEILSLAEDLPSLMQENLLLKQEIPTLIQELPPLTLESPTLIEDIPSPPQEAPPPPPSTNDSDPAPEPHRSGSAGLGPSTLLLAHVPTSSPPQSSQATVNFRRQSSQLSRESRSKELLLRKSASMPKEDANIPLVTPSLLQMVRLRSVGVGEDPGMAPSPDHTPKADSTQSQDQAVPQKLTSSDQTIPQKPTSSDQDVSQKLMSLDQAVSQKPTGSDQAVPQKPIRKSLSLRAGTPAVKTPGGPAAAPSLRLQEAIRLKTAAMTSRDGLPARLCLRSSMASLHSGDTSSPPGGDMHKSPASTASFIFSKSTKKVVIETTSAPEALMGLKQSLAAELRQASDEAKQVAANGTNKMAKLPPPVARKPPQHSTNATEKVTVTAATERSPWGGMQGSAAGAVAANGGTTMLEVASQQAQATDETDSAGGADRTNSIEVS, from the exons ATGGTGGTCTTCCTGAGCAAAAACATTCGCTCCATCTTCTCTGTCTTCAAGAAGAAGG CTGGGCCGAAGGAGGAGGAGCTGGGCAGGCTGGCGGTACACTACACGGCGTCGCCGCACTTCCAGGAGAACGTCTTTATCGAGGGCAGCAGACCCAAACACCTGCAGGACCTCCACACAGAGGCGCAGGAGGGGCTCAAGATCCTCCTGCAGGAGG AACATAAAAATGGTGTGGACTTTCTGGCTGACCAGAGTAAC tcTGAGGTCGAGCCCTGGCCAGAGAGAGATGCGGCCGACTCCCATCACAGAGACGAGTCAGAGGGCCCTGGGAGCATCGCCGCaaactcctccacctcctcagcATCCGCTGCGTCCTCCGTCTCCAACCGACCCCTGCTTACGCGGCAAG GCTCCACATTCAAGCCGCTGCACCCTGTGAAGAGGCCTGAGAGGACCAAGAAGAGGACCAGGAGAACCACCATCATGGGCATTCCACAGCAGGTCCAGAGAGAGCTGG TCATGCAGAGGGCAGCCttgccacagcagcagcaggttgCTGATGACGGAGTGACGTCCCTGGATGTCGTGATCATCCCCACCATCGATGGGGAGACTCCGGCACCGGACCACGAGGGGGTACGTGTGCACCTGCAGagcatcgaggccatccaggccTCCCGCGAGGAGCAGCTTCTGAGGCAGCACCTGCAGGCTCTCTACAGGGACGACCTGGCACTCGCCCACCGCGCCGGACCGCGGGCCTCGGCCCTGCAGCGGCCCAAGTCCCTGGCCGTGCCCGGCCTCACGTCCTCCAGCTTCCTGCACGAGCCGCTGGGCCCGGTCATGTCCATCTCCCCCCAGGCCACCTACCTGTCCAAGATCATCCCCAACGCTATTCTGCCTGCCGCCGTCGACGTCATCCAGATAGACCGCAGCCGCCGCAACCGGGGCAGCATGCGCGCCATCAGCAAGAGCAGCCTGGCTTCGGCCAGCCCGCCGTCGTCGTGTCGCTCGGGCGACGACACCCAGGAGCCGCGCTCGTCCGCCAGCTCTCACGGCAGCCAATCACAGTCCTCCGAGACTGTCGTGTCCAACTCCTCCACCGTCTCCTCGAAGGgagccacccccaccccagcgGAGTGCCCGAAGGAGCGTGGAGATCTAAGCATGGCCCACACCAGCACTAGGGTGGCCTTGAGCTCCTTCTGCTCTGAGAGTAAGGGCACCAGCTTGAGGGGTCCAGAGTCCAGGGTGACCACTGTAGCCGAAGTGGtgaaggatgatgatgatgatgaggatggggAGAACGTCAGGAACAGCCGGGCATTCACCCGGAGTCTGTCTGTGATGAAGACCAAACAGCCACCCGCACCTCCCAGGAGGACGTTTTCCCTGCACCACGAGAAGGTCAAGAGGAGGTCAAGAGAGCTGGTGGAGGGGAAGGACTCGGGCAATAAAGAGGGGGGTAAGGGGCAGAACAAGCCTACAGAGGGAAACACATCTGCAGTCAGAGCAGGCAGCTCCGATCACTCCTCCAGCTCCAGCACCGTGGCTGAAGATTCCCGATTATCCAGCATCTCCAGCCCCCAGAGTCCACTGGTGGACCAGTGTGAGACAAGCAGCTCATCCCAACAAAACGCTTCCACGGCAGAGAGTAAGTTTGACAGGACTTTGTCCCCCTCCAGTGGTTACTCCAGCCAAAGTGGCACCCCCACGCTCTCTCAAAAGGAGATCTGCCCTCCTTCACCGGAGAAGCAAAAGCCCCCAAAGCCAGAGAGGAGCGGCTCGAGGGCATCTCCATCAGTCTCCAACTCCTCTTCAGTTGCATGTTTGTCCACAGGAGAGTTGGATCCTGTGCGGCGAGGAAGCACGCCCAACACCACGCCTCCGCAGACACTCAAAGCCCCGCCTCCGACAGCTCCTCCCCACTCCGCAGTGAACCTCAGGGATCTCCTCAACATTCCACCCCCTCCCAAGGTCAAAGCCCCCTCGCCCCCGCCTCCTGAAACCTGGGCACACAACACGCGCACCTTTGAGCTTCTGTGTGGCCCACCTCCAGACGCTAGGAGGCTCTTGCAGCTGCAGAATCAAGTGCAGGGAGTAGTTAACCAGACCCAAAGCCAAGAGCCTCCCTTGCAGCACCACGCTGCTGCTTCTCACCCAAAGACTCCCGCCAGTGGTGGCGATAAGAATGTCTCTCAGGTGGAAAACCAGGGAAGTGAAAAGCTGAAAGTGAAGGAAGAGCAAGTGCCTGTTCAGACACCGAACGACCGAACGACTGAAAGTGCGTTTGAGCCCCTGGCTCTGAGTAATGCCGATGCTGTGGTGACGCTCATGAGACAGCGGGAGAGTCAGGATATGGCCGTGCACGTGAAACAGAGGGACAGTCAGGATGTTCATCAGAGGGAAGAGGCTTGTCTCCAGGCTGACAAACAGAAAATCCCAGAGATGTCAAACACGGGCCCAGAGATGTCAAACACGGGCCCAGAGATGTCAAACACGGGCAAGGGCCCCACAGCACCAAAGAAAGAGCCTCCGCCAGTAATGAAGAAGAGGGTTAGAATTAAGCAGAGACCGGAGGAGGCTCTGCAGAGTACACAAGGGCACACCAACAGCCTGCAAAGTACACAAGGGCACACCATCAGCCTGCAAAGCACACAAGGTCACACCAACAGCCTACAGAGTACACAAGGGCACACCATCAGCCTGCAAAGCACACAAGGGCACACCATCAGCCTGCAGAGTACAGAAGGTCACACCAACACCCTAAAGAGTACACAAGGGCACACCATCAGCCTGCAAAGTACACAAGGGCACACCATCAGCCTGCAAAGTACACAAGGTCACACCAACAGCCTACAGAGTACAGAAGGTCACACCAACACCCTAAAGAGTACACAAGGGCACACCATCAGCCTGCAAAGTACACAAGGTCACACCAACAGCCTACAGAGTACAGAAGGTCACACCAACACTCTAAAGAGTACACAAGGTCACACCAACACCCTAAAGAGTACACAAGGTCACACCAACACTCTACAGAGTACACAAGGACACACCAGCACCTTACAGAGTACACAAGGACACACCAACATCGTCTCAGGGGAGGTGCCTGAGGTGTTGTGTCCTTCACCAGAGACACACCTCTCATTAGCCAAGGACACCACATCTATGGTTAAGGCTGTCACAGGGGGAGCTAACACAGAGCGTTTGGCTCCTGTGGAAGAGTGTGTGGAGTCTGCGAAACTCCACAGTTCTTTGGTCCAGGCTGTCACAGGCGACGTTAATGCAGAGCGTTTGGCTCCTGTAGGAGAGTGTGTGGAGTCTGCCAGACTCAACGgctcttctccccccccctcccctcctcctaaCCACcatccaccccctcccccctctaaAACATCACCCCCAgcttcatctttctctcctccccctaaGGAGGAACAAGAGCCACTTCACACAGAGTCTGTCTggcctcctccccctccacccctgGAGGACCTGCCTGAGTTAGTCTACGAAGGACAGGAGGAGCTAGActtccctccacccccaccccctttctCACAACAGACCCTCCCAGAACTGGAAGGCTCTCAGATAGAGGTAAACCAGGAAAATGAGCTGGAGGACCTTGAGGCATCTGTAGCTGACAAATGTGTGGAGCTGCCTTCTGTACAACAAAACGAGGAGCTACATCCTGAAGAGGAAATCCTGGGAAACCCAGTGGCAGCACTTCCTACTTTACCTGAGGCTGGAAAACTCAAGCAGACGACTATGTTAACTGCTGATCAAGCAGTCACTGATGTTCAACCAGGTGAGCATCTCCCTGAATGCTTTGAGGCCATGGGGCCATTGGACTTGGGTAGTGGTACTGCCCCCTCCAATGAGTTTCCTCAGACGCTTACGGAACAACCAACCCTCACTCCTGAGAACCAGCTCCTGACTCAAGAACTCCCACCCCTGACACAGGAAATACCGCCCGCGACACAGGAAATCCCACCAATGACACAGGAAATCCCGCCCACGACACAGGAAATTCCACACCTGACACAGGAAATCCCACCCGCGACACAGGAAATCCCGCCTCCGGCACAGGAAACCCTGATTATGACTCCAGAAATCCTGTCCCTGGCTGAAGACCTCCCATCCCTAATGCAAGAAAACCTGCTCCTGAAACAGGAAATCCCAACCCTAATTCAAGAGCTCCCACCCCTTACACTGGAATCCCCGACCCTAATCGAAGACATCCCGTCTCCCCCACAAGAGGCTCCACCTCCCCCACCATCCACCAATGACAGTGATCCCGCCCCTGAGCCTCACAGGTCTGGCTCCGCAGGTTTGGGTCCTTCGACACTGCTCCTAGCTCACGTGCCTACCTCTTCACCCCCTCAGTCAAGCCAAGCCACTGTGAACTTCAGGAGACAGTCCAGCCAGCTGAGCAGGGAGAGCCGCAGCAAGGAACTGCTCTTACGGAAGAGCGCATCCATGCCCAAAGAGGACGCAAACATCCCTCTGGTCACACCCTCCCTGCTACAGATGGTCCGCCTCCGTTCCGTGGGAGTGGGTGAGGACCCGGGGATGGCTCCATCCCCTGATCACACCCCAAAGGCTGACAGCACGCAGAGCCAGGACCAAGCTGTACCACAAAAACTCACAAGTTCGGACCAAACAATACCCCAAAAACCCACAAGCTCAGACCAAGACGTATCTCAAAAACTCATGAGTTTAGACCAAGCAGTATCCCAAAAACCCACAGGCTCAGACCAAGCAGTACCCCAAAAACCCATCCGCAAATCCCTGAGTCTGAGAGCTGGCACCCCAGCCGTGAAGACTCCAGGCGGCCCGGCTGCCGCCCCCTCACTTCGCCTGCAGGAGGCCATTCGGCTGAAGACAGCGGCCATGACTTCCAGGGACGGCCTCCCAGCCAGGCTATGTCTGCGTTCCTCCATGGCCTCCCTACACAGCGGCGACACGTCGTCTCCACCAGGGGGCGACATGCACAAGTCCCCAGCTTCCACTGCCAGCTTCATCTTCTCCAAGAGCACAAAGA